The segment TTTGGACTTGAGGCTGACAATATGATAAAGCTCATGTTACAAGAGTTTATTTGATAcaactattattttaaaaaagataatttccTATCCAACCAAAAAAAgaggtgtgtgtgtgttttggggttgggggggggggggggNNNNNNNNNNNNNNNNNNNNNNNNNNNNNNNNNNNNNNNNNNNNNNNNNNNNNNNNNNNNNNNNNNNNNNNNNNNNNNNNNNNNNNNNNNNNNNNNNNNNNNNNNNNNNNNNNNNNNNNNNNNNNNNNNNNNNNNNNNNNNNNNNNNNNNNNNNNNNNNNNNNNNNNNNNNNNNNNNNNNNNNNNNNNNNNNNNNNNNNNNNNNNNNNNNNNNNNNNNNNNNNNNNNNNNNNNNNNNNNNNNNNNNNNNNNNNNNNNNNNNNNNNNNNNNNNNNNNNNNNNNNNNNNNNNNNNNNNNNNNNNNNNNNNNNNNNNNNNNNNNNNNNNNNNNNNNNNNNNNNNNNNNNNNNNNNNNNNNNNNNNNNNNNNNNNNNNNNNNNNNNNNNNNNNNNNNNNNNNNNNNNNNNNNNNNNNNNNNNNNNNNNNNNNNNNNNNNNNNNNNNNNNNNNNNNNNNNNNNNNNNNNNNNNNNNNNNNNNNNNNNNNNNNNNNNNNNNNNNNNNNNNNNNNNNNNNNNNNNNNNNNNNNNNNNNNNNNNNNNNNNNNNNNNNNNNNNNNNNNgggggggggggggggagggggtagGCAAAAAGGAATGACAACCCTGGGGGAGTTGCTTCTACTACCATTGAAAGTGGACCATgttgaatataaaatttcaaatgtaTTAAAAAAGTGGCTAAAATAGCAATTGAGTTGTCCCATGGCCAATGTCTATAAAAGGGTAATGGAATCATTGAATCTATACCATGGCCTTTGTATCATCAATCTTCTTTTAGctctcaacaaaaataaataaaaatacacctttcattttttttataattctcATTGCTCATTGGATCCAATTTTGTGGCTAAAAAgtaaatattagaatatttGCAAAAATGTCACTTCCTGAGACACAAAATGATGCAAAAACTCTCCCTGATGCTTGGGATTACAAAGGAAGGCCATCTCTTAGGTCCTCCTCTGGTGGTTGGGCAAGTGGTGCAATGATTTTAGGTGTGTGGTTTtgctttttctctcttttttttttcgagTTGTCTGGCGTGTAAGCATAGCATTTCTGGTTAAGTTAGTTCGATAACTCAACTTAAAAGTATCGAACTTGATTGatatatcttttttctttcttttgagaTGGTACTCTGAGTAGCTAGCGAGTACCTACCTATCTCGTAGGACATTGACTCGCCTAcaagaaaaaaagttttgatATAAAATCATCATGTTAATGATGGGATTATTCAGGGTTGGTGTTGTGTGTAAACATTGATATTTTTGgatcatatttaatttatcaaacCCAACTTAGAAGAATCGAACTCGATGGGTgtctctttttatctttttggagGGTACTTAACTCGTAGGACCTTGACTTGTCTATTCGATTGAGTCTTCTATGGTTACACAAGAAATGGTGCTCCTATATTTGTTTTAGTACTTGTGCTTGTTCACGAGACAAATCTGACGTCTTGtctttcaaatattcaaaatatacaatctttaaattttgaatctgtCACTCTTTATTCTCGGATCTTTTgcctttattattatttcattaatgtttttgattttttaaataataggTGTTGAAGCTGTGGAGAGGCTAACCACACTAGGTATTGCTGTAAACTTGGTGACTTATTTGACTGGAACTATGCATTTAGGCAATGCTACTGCAGCCAATAATGTCACCAATTTTCTTGGAACTTCCTTTATGCTCACTTTGCTTGGTGGTTTCATTGCTGACACTTTTCTTGGAAGGTTCGTATTTATTATCGTGTTATAACATGTTACTTATCATTTATTATAACTGTCACTACGCAATAACGTTACTAACGTGTcaaatttataattctttttacgagatattatttttttacaccTGTCATCGCGTAGAATTACttaaattcttatttatttatttttataaatgcaGGTATCTTACAATTGGAATATTTGCCACAATTCAAGCAATAGTAagtgtccaaaaaaaaaaagaatcattcattcatatttttgagTGTTATTATCACATTGGACTTAACATAGTCATCAAAGAAGACTTTTTCTTTGGTcatcaaatcaataattttaatcCTTCTAATTATGTGGAAATGTGTGATGAGGAATCTCGAATTGatttaatttcattaaaaaaaaattagtcatATTATAATTGTTGTGAAGAGGAAATTGGAGAAAGTgaaaattagaattaaaattttaaatgacaatttggtttaattaatttgttgtgAAGAGGAAAATCGAACATGTATATGAAGAAGATCAATGATGATTGGATAAAGAGGAGGGAGGAGGTCAATGATCATTCTTTTAACTATCgatatatataagttaaatttaaaagaaattaataataattttaaaaaaaagattcaacTTATATATTAacagaatatttatttttgtaacgGTCATATATTTTAACCTGTTATAGTAGATTATCTACAAAGATGAATAGATGGTATTAAATCATAAactaataatttcaaaaatatggtGAGGGGGTCgatggttaaaaaaaaaaagaaagagtctgaaaaacaaaaacaatctTTCTACTTCACACAGGATAGTTAGGAATGAGACTTGTGGATACCTCACCCTCCTGAGATCACTGGATATGTTATTGTTGATTAGCTATAAGTATTTACTGTTAGTTGACTTGATATTATAAACTACTTTTGTATTGTCATTTATCAGTATACATAAGTTAAATTCTAACGAGAAAAATTATCCTTTGTAATGATGAATAGGGTGTTACAATCTTGACCATTTCGACCATAATCCCAAGTCTGCGACCACCAAAATGTGAACAAGGTAGCTCATCATGCATCCCGGCTAACGGCAAACAACTCATGGTCCTATACATCGCGCTATACATGACCGCCCTTGGTACGGGCGGTCTAAAATCGAGTGTCTCGGGATTCGGGACTGACCAATTCGACGATTCTAACGAAAAGGAAAAAGGACAAATGATAAAATTCTTTGATTGGttctttttcttcataaatGTTGGTTCACTAGGTGCAGTCACAATATTGGTTTATGTACAAGATAATTTGGGAAGAGAATGGGGTTATGGAATTTGTGCATGTGCAATTGTTATTGcacttgtattatttttatttggtaCAAGAAAATATAGGTTTAAAAAACTTGTTGGAAGTCCATTAACACAAATTGCATCAGTATTTGTGGCTGCTTGGAGAAATAGGCATATGGAATTGCCATCAGATTCATCACTactttatgaaattgatgaCAATGTTTTTGGTGAAGGACACaaaaaaagaaagcaaaaatTGCCTCATAGCAAGGAATATCGGTAAGTTCTTTAGTTTCTCCCATCTTCATTACTAAAAAAACGTGAATTTCTAACGAACGTCTCGCTTAAAACAACTTATTCACATCATCAATGTATATGATTTGTTACTAACAACTACTCTTAATATGGGAAACTagttattaatataaattaaaataagagag is part of the Solanum pennellii chromosome 8, SPENNV200 genome and harbors:
- the LOC107027273 gene encoding protein NRT1/ PTR FAMILY 6.3-like; this encodes MSLPETQNDAKTLPDAWDYKGRPSLRSSSGGWASGAMILGVEAVERLTTLGIAVNLVTYLTGTMHLGNATAANNVTNFLGTSFMLTLLGGFIADTFLGRYLTIGIFATIQAIGVTILTISTIIPSLRPPKCEQGSSSCIPANGKQLMVLYIALYMTALGTGGLKSSVSGFGTDQFDDSNEKEKGQMIKFFDWFFFFINVGSLGAVTILVYVQDNLGREWGYGICACAIVIALVLFLFGTRKYRFKKLVGSPLTQIASVFVAAWRNRHMELPSDSSLLYEIDDNVFGEGHKKRKQKLPHSKEYRFLDKAAIKEDGLESDVVNKWKVSTLTDVEEVKLLFRMLPTWATTIMFWTTYAQMTTFSVSQATTMDRHIGKSFEIPPASLTAFFVGAILLTVIFYDRVIVPICRRFANKRHGLTPLQRIFIGLILSIIAMIASALTEVKRLNTAHLNGLTNDPNATIPLSVFWLIPQFLLIGAGEAFTYIGQLDFFLRECPKGMKTMSTGLFLSTLALGFFFSSILVTIVHMVTGTKHPWIADNLNQGKLHDFYWLLAILSVLNLMVFLYTSKTYVYKEKRLAEMGIELEDSGPVCH